One genomic window of Luteitalea pratensis includes the following:
- a CDS encoding superoxide dismutase family protein, with the protein MRRQIGLTIGTAALFALGLVGAAQAPKTVHVPLQDGKGQSVGHAMISPAKEGVSIALSLQNLPAGEHAIHVHGVAKCEGPAFTSAGPHFNPATKQHGLENPAGHHAGDMPNITVGANGTLEKTITNTAVTLGTGPNSLFANGGTALVVHAKADDLKTDPAGNAGDRIACGVITSGTK; encoded by the coding sequence ATGCGACGCCAGATCGGCCTCACCATCGGAACTGCTGCCCTCTTTGCCCTCGGCCTGGTCGGCGCGGCACAGGCGCCCAAGACCGTGCACGTGCCTCTGCAGGACGGCAAGGGCCAATCGGTCGGGCACGCGATGATCTCGCCGGCCAAGGAGGGAGTCTCCATCGCCCTCTCGCTCCAGAACCTCCCGGCTGGCGAACACGCGATCCACGTGCACGGCGTGGCCAAGTGCGAGGGGCCGGCGTTCACGTCGGCTGGACCGCACTTCAACCCGGCCACCAAGCAGCACGGGCTGGAGAACCCCGCCGGTCACCACGCGGGCGACATGCCCAACATCACCGTGGGCGCGAACGGGACCCTCGAGAAGACGATCACCAACACCGCCGTCACGCTCGGCACCGGCCCGAATTCGCTCTTCGCCAACGGCGGCACGGCGCTGGTCGTGCACGCGAAGGCCGACGACCTCAAGACCGACCCGGCCGGCAACGCCGGCGATCGCATCGCCTGCGGTGTGATCACCAGCGGCACGAAGTAG